The Bacteroides acidifaciens genome includes a region encoding these proteins:
- a CDS encoding RluA family pseudouridine synthase, with protein MIHFFKKPVSHIALPAKFTYPFHYTPHPLCVLAAEEVKEYIASRKEWQEELALGKMFGVLVVVQETEGTTDKAKEEGTDEESRIGYLAAFSGNLAGKNLHSYFVPPVYDLLQPQGFFKIEEEQISAINIRINELESSTSYLEAKEKREIETEQAQAELNQAKAELKAAKEVREIRRQSPNGISEEEQAILIRESQYQKAEYKRKEKYWKKRLEEREAEVNRFKDEIERLKAERKERSAALQQKLFGEFRMLNARGEVKDLCTIFEQTVRKVPPGGAGECALPKLLQYAYLHQLKPLAMAEFWWGDSPKNEIRHHGYYYPSCKGKCEPILQHMLQGLEVDENPLLDNVHKDTRLEIVFEDEWLLVINKPAGMLSVPGKTEDMDSVYHRLKKKYPDATGPMIVHRLDMATSGLLLVAKTKEAHRHLQAQFENRSIKKRYIALLDGVIAETEKTGIISLPLCLNPLDRPRQIVSEEYGKEAVTEYQIIAKSEKYTRIAFYPLTGRTHQLRVHAAHPKGLDYPILGDELYGKKADRLYLHAEYIEFRHPVYGDIICIQKEPDF; from the coding sequence ATGATACATTTTTTCAAAAAGCCCGTTTCACACATTGCGCTACCGGCGAAATTCACTTATCCTTTCCATTATACGCCCCATCCGTTGTGCGTATTGGCGGCAGAGGAAGTGAAAGAGTATATCGCAAGCCGAAAGGAATGGCAGGAAGAATTAGCTCTTGGAAAGATGTTCGGGGTTTTGGTTGTGGTGCAGGAAACGGAAGGAACTACGGATAAAGCCAAAGAAGAAGGTACGGACGAAGAAAGCAGGATAGGTTATTTAGCCGCCTTTTCCGGCAATTTGGCAGGAAAGAACCTGCATAGTTATTTCGTTCCTCCTGTTTATGACCTGCTGCAACCGCAAGGATTTTTCAAGATTGAGGAAGAACAGATTTCTGCTATCAATATCCGCATCAATGAGTTAGAGAGTAGTACCTCCTATCTTGAGGCGAAAGAAAAACGAGAGATAGAAACCGAACAAGCACAGGCGGAGTTGAATCAAGCCAAGGCGGAACTAAAAGCCGCGAAGGAGGTCAGAGAGATTCGACGCCAGTCTCCAAACGGGATTTCCGAAGAAGAACAAGCTATTTTGATTCGGGAAAGCCAATATCAGAAAGCTGAATATAAGCGAAAGGAGAAGTATTGGAAAAAGCGGTTGGAAGAGAGAGAAGCGGAAGTTAATCGTTTCAAGGATGAAATAGAAAGGTTGAAAGCAGAACGGAAAGAACGTTCGGCGGCTTTGCAGCAAAAGCTGTTCGGAGAGTTTCGGATGTTGAATGCGAGAGGAGAAGTGAAAGACTTATGTACTATTTTTGAGCAGACTGTACGGAAAGTACCGCCCGGCGGTGCAGGTGAGTGCGCGTTGCCCAAGTTGCTGCAATATGCGTATCTTCATCAACTAAAGCCGTTGGCTATGGCTGAGTTTTGGTGGGGGGATTCTCCGAAAAATGAAATCAGGCATCATGGTTATTACTACCCTTCCTGTAAGGGGAAATGTGAGCCGATTCTACAACATATGCTTCAGGGGTTGGAAGTAGACGAGAATCCGTTATTGGATAATGTTCATAAAGATACGAGACTGGAAATCGTGTTTGAGGATGAGTGGTTATTGGTAATCAATAAACCGGCGGGAATGTTATCCGTTCCGGGAAAGACAGAGGATATGGATTCCGTTTATCACCGTTTGAAGAAAAAGTATCCCGATGCGACAGGGCCTATGATTGTACACCGGCTCGATATGGCGACTTCGGGATTATTGCTTGTCGCCAAGACAAAAGAAGCGCACCGGCATTTGCAGGCACAGTTCGAGAACAGGAGCATAAAAAAACGATATATCGCTTTACTGGACGGGGTTATAGCAGAGACCGAAAAGACAGGAATAATCTCACTTCCTCTCTGTTTGAACCCGCTCGACCGTCCCCGCCAGATAGTAAGTGAAGAATACGGGAAAGAGGCTGTTACTGAATATCAGATAATCGCAAAATCAGAGAAATATACCCGCATCGCCTTCTATCCGCTGACCGGACGCACCCATCAGTTACGTGTACATGCCGCCCATCCGAAAGGGTTGGACTACCCCATTCTTGGAGACGAACTTTATGGCAAGAAAGCGGACAGGCTCTATCTTCATGCCGAGTACATAGAATTCCGCCATCCTGTCTACGGAGACATCATCTGCATACAGAAAGAACCGGATTTTTAA
- a CDS encoding ion transporter produces MKLKERIQRFLHDEKLKRKLYVIIFESDTPTGKLFDVILIGCILVSVLLVIIESLKLPSYLTTPFVVLEYLFTAFFTFEYLTRIYCSPHPRKYVLSFFGIVDLLATLPLYIGLLFPGARYLLIIRAFRLIRVFRVFKLFNFLNEGERLLTALRESSKKIAVFFLFVVILVTSIGTLMYMIEGTHPGSQFNNIPNSIYWAIVTMTTVGYGDITPVTGLGKFLSACVMLIGYTIIAVPTGIVSASMMKDYKRRKDKECPNCHRSGHEDNAEFCKYCGSSLNSPETKDEAKDDI; encoded by the coding sequence ATGAAACTGAAAGAAAGAATCCAACGTTTTCTGCATGACGAGAAACTGAAACGAAAGTTATACGTCATCATTTTCGAATCGGATACCCCCACAGGGAAATTGTTCGATGTGATTCTTATCGGCTGTATCCTGGTCAGCGTGCTACTCGTCATTATCGAAAGCCTGAAACTTCCTTCATACCTGACGACTCCGTTTGTCGTGCTGGAATATCTTTTCACCGCTTTCTTCACGTTCGAGTATCTGACGAGAATTTATTGCTCGCCCCATCCCCGGAAATACGTTCTTAGTTTTTTCGGCATCGTTGACCTGTTGGCTACCCTGCCACTCTATATCGGGCTACTCTTCCCGGGTGCACGCTACCTGCTTATCATACGCGCTTTCCGGCTGATACGGGTGTTTCGTGTATTCAAGTTGTTCAACTTTCTAAACGAAGGCGAACGGCTGCTCACGGCCCTGCGCGAGAGCAGCAAAAAGATTGCGGTATTTTTTCTGTTTGTTGTGATTTTGGTTACTTCTATCGGCACGTTGATGTATATGATTGAAGGCACGCATCCCGGGTCACAGTTCAACAATATTCCGAACAGCATTTACTGGGCAATTGTCACCATGACTACTGTAGGTTACGGAGACATCACTCCTGTCACCGGTTTGGGGAAGTTCCTTTCTGCCTGTGTGATGCTTATCGGTTACACCATTATCGCCGTGCCGACAGGTATCGTATCGGCTTCGATGATGAAAGATTATAAACGAAGAAAGGACAAGGAATGTCCCAATTGCCACCGTTCCGGTCATGAAGACAATGCGGAATTTTGCAAATATTGCGGAAGCAGTCTGAACTCCCCCGAAACAAAAGACGAAGCGAAAGACGACATATAA
- a CDS encoding TIGR03915 family putative DNA repair protein: MNIYIYDKTFDGLLTAVFDAYFRKTFPDELLSEGDALPLFYDELHTVVTDEEKAARVWRGLQKKVSSSALGCLTQSWLSELPEVGMLIFRYIRKAIDSPRSIETNFADPDVLQLAQIWKKVDGERVHLMQFVRFQKAADGTFFAAFEPQFNALPLTVHHFKDRFADQKWIIYDMKRRYGFYYNLQEVTTISFDDDSRESHLITGMLDESLMDKDEKLFQQLWKTYFKAICIKERINPRKHRQDMPVRYWKYLTEKQR; this comes from the coding sequence ATGAATATCTATATCTACGATAAAACTTTTGATGGTCTGCTGACAGCTGTCTTCGACGCTTATTTCCGCAAGACTTTTCCCGACGAACTCTTGTCGGAAGGGGATGCTTTGCCTTTGTTTTATGATGAATTGCATACGGTGGTTACTGATGAGGAGAAAGCCGCCCGTGTATGGCGCGGTCTGCAGAAAAAGGTTTCATCTTCGGCACTGGGTTGTCTCACTCAAAGTTGGTTGTCGGAACTGCCGGAAGTGGGAATGCTTATTTTTCGATATATCCGCAAGGCGATTGATTCTCCTCGTTCCATTGAAACCAATTTTGCCGACCCGGATGTACTTCAACTGGCACAAATCTGGAAAAAGGTGGATGGCGAACGTGTACATTTAATGCAGTTTGTCCGTTTTCAGAAGGCTGCGGACGGCACATTCTTCGCTGCTTTCGAACCGCAATTTAATGCGTTGCCGCTTACCGTCCATCACTTTAAAGACCGCTTTGCCGACCAAAAGTGGATTATCTATGATATGAAACGTCGCTATGGCTTTTATTACAACTTACAGGAAGTGACTACGATTTCTTTTGATGATGACAGTCGGGAATCCCACCTGATAACGGGGATGCTGGATGAAAGCCTCATGGATAAAGACGAAAAACTCTTCCAACAACTTTGGAAAACCTATTTCAAGGCGATTTGTATAAAAGAACGCATTAATCCGAGAAAACACAGACAGGATATGCCTGTGCGTTACTGGAAGTATTTGACTGAGAAGCAGCGGTGA
- a CDS encoding lytic transglycosylase domain-containing protein: protein MEKQTKINYILTLISMFCIGATIPTLIGSSHVNEQHSAKSEVPYCVTSPTVPTQVTFDGTTIDLRRYDRRERMDREMMAFTYMHSTTMLLIKRANRYFPIVEPILKANGIPDDFKYLMVIESNLNNIARSPAGAAGLWQFMPATGREFGLEVNDNVDERYNIEKATVAACKYFKQAYDKYGDWMAVSAAYNAGQARISSQLDRQLASHAMDLWLVEETSRYMFRLLAAKEILSNPQRYGFLLKREHLYPAIPYKKVTVSTPIDSLSDFAKQQGITYAQLRDANPWLRDTSLKNKTGKNYVLHIPTQEGMYYDPQKTVAYNKNWVID, encoded by the coding sequence ATGGAGAAACAAACTAAAATCAACTATATCCTAACTCTTATATCAATGTTCTGCATTGGTGCCACTATCCCTACTCTGATAGGTAGCAGCCATGTCAATGAACAACATTCGGCCAAGTCGGAAGTGCCCTACTGCGTCACCTCTCCCACCGTGCCCACCCAAGTCACTTTCGACGGAACCACCATCGACCTTCGCCGCTATGACCGCCGCGAACGGATGGACCGCGAAATGATGGCATTCACCTATATGCACTCTACAACCATGCTTCTGATAAAGCGTGCCAACCGCTACTTCCCTATCGTGGAACCGATATTGAAAGCGAACGGTATTCCTGATGATTTTAAATATCTGATGGTGATTGAAAGTAACCTGAACAACATCGCCCGCTCTCCTGCCGGAGCAGCCGGACTGTGGCAGTTCATGCCCGCCACCGGACGGGAATTCGGACTGGAAGTGAATGATAACGTGGACGAACGTTACAACATCGAAAAAGCAACCGTTGCCGCCTGCAAGTATTTCAAACAGGCGTATGACAAATATGGCGACTGGATGGCAGTGTCCGCTGCATATAATGCCGGACAGGCTCGCATCTCTTCCCAACTCGACAGGCAACTGGCAAGCCATGCCATGGACTTATGGCTGGTGGAAGAAACGTCACGCTATATGTTCCGTTTGCTCGCTGCCAAAGAGATATTAAGCAACCCGCAACGTTATGGATTCCTGCTGAAAAGAGAACATCTCTACCCGGCTATTCCGTACAAGAAAGTGACTGTCAGCACTCCCATCGACAGCCTGAGCGATTTTGCCAAACAACAAGGTATCACTTATGCGCAACTCCGTGACGCTAACCCGTGGCTGCGCGACACTTCGCTGAAAAACAAAACCGGTAAAAACTATGTTCTCCATATCCCCACACAGGAAGGAATGTATTATGACCCGCAAAAGACTGTTGCCTACAACAAGAATTGGGTGATTGACTAA
- a CDS encoding MaoC family dehydratase has translation MEKVIINSYEEFEKLVGKQIGVSDYVELSQERINLFADATLDHQWIHVDTERAKVDSPYHSTIAHGYLTLSMLPYMWNQIIQVNNLKMMINYGMDKMKFGQAVLAGQSIRLVTTLHSLTNLRGVAKAEIKFAIEIKDQPKKALEGIAVFLYYFN, from the coding sequence ATGGAAAAAGTAATTATCAATTCGTACGAAGAATTTGAAAAACTGGTAGGTAAACAAATAGGCGTTTCTGATTATGTGGAACTCTCTCAGGAACGTATCAATCTTTTTGCAGATGCGACACTGGACCACCAATGGATTCACGTAGATACGGAACGTGCCAAAGTGGACAGCCCTTATCATAGCACAATAGCTCACGGTTATCTGACATTATCCATGCTGCCGTATATGTGGAACCAGATAATCCAGGTGAACAACCTGAAGATGATGATTAACTACGGCATGGATAAGATGAAATTCGGTCAGGCTGTGTTGGCAGGACAGAGCATCCGCCTGGTGACTACGCTTCATTCATTGACCAATCTCCGTGGTGTGGCAAAAGCTGAAATCAAGTTTGCCATCGAAATCAAGGACCAACCGAAGAAGGCACTCGAAGGAATCGCCGTATTCTTGTACTATTTCAATTGA
- a CDS encoding SDR family NAD(P)-dependent oxidoreductase: MKRAIIIGATSGIGQEVAKCLLLEGWQIGIAGRRQSALETLQRVAPDQIEIQALDVTLEDAAEKLNVLIEKTGGMDLFLLSSGIGFQNMKLDMEMELNTARTNVEGFTRMVDTAFAYFKKNGGGHLAVISSIAGTKGLGVAPAYSATKRFQNTYIDALEQLAHLQKLKIHFTDIRPGFVATDLLNDGKHYPMLMKAEKVGWHITCALKHKRRVVVIDWRYRILVFFWKMIPRWLWKRLPVKTNG, encoded by the coding sequence ATGAAACGAGCCATTATTATAGGAGCCACCTCCGGCATCGGGCAAGAAGTTGCAAAATGCCTGTTACTGGAAGGCTGGCAGATTGGAATAGCAGGCAGACGACAATCCGCCCTCGAAACCCTGCAACGGGTTGCACCCGACCAAATCGAAATCCAGGCATTGGACGTAACCCTGGAAGATGCGGCGGAGAAACTGAACGTACTGATAGAAAAAACAGGCGGCATGGACTTGTTCCTTCTTAGTTCCGGCATCGGTTTCCAAAACATGAAGCTGGATATGGAAATGGAGCTGAACACAGCACGTACCAATGTAGAGGGATTTACCCGCATGGTGGATACCGCTTTTGCATATTTCAAGAAAAATGGTGGCGGACATCTGGCGGTCATCAGTTCCATTGCAGGAACGAAAGGTCTTGGCGTCGCTCCTGCCTACTCGGCAACCAAACGTTTTCAGAATACATATATTGATGCCCTTGAACAACTTGCACATCTCCAGAAGTTGAAAATTCATTTCACCGATATTCGTCCCGGATTTGTAGCCACCGATTTATTGAACGACGGGAAGCATTATCCGATGCTGATGAAAGCGGAAAAGGTGGGATGGCATATTACCTGTGCCCTGAAACATAAAAGGCGGGTAGTAGTTATCGACTGGCGTTATCGGATTCTTGTCTTCTTTTGGAAAATGATTCCCCGTTGGTTGTGGAAACGCCTGCCTGTAAAGACGAATGGATAA
- a CDS encoding TIGR01777 family oxidoreductase, which translates to MNIAMTGATGYIGKHLSNYLTEKGGHRIIPLGRSMFREGMSGHLIQTLAHCDVIINLAGAPINKRWTPEHKQELFDSRVIVTHRIIRALNAVRTKPKLMISASAVGYYPALAEVDEYIRTRGDGFLSDLCYAWEKEARRCPEHTRLVITRFGVVLSPDGGAMQQMLRPLQATKIAAAIGPGTQSFPWIDMRDLCRAMEFFISHEETRGVYNLVAPQQISQYTFAREMAKAYHAWATVVVPQTVFRILYGEAASFLTSGQRVRPTRLREAGFHFTVPSVERLFKGTDHSTVRILDLNRYMGLWYEIARYENRFERGLVDVTATYTLRPDGTIRVENRGCKRNFPYDICKTANGHAKIPDSSQPGKLKVSFFLNFYSDYYVLELDGENYNYALVGSSTDKYLWILSRTPQLPEEIKKKLVTAAERRGYDTNRLQWIEQF; encoded by the coding sequence ATGAATATAGCAATGACCGGAGCTACCGGATATATAGGTAAACATCTCTCCAACTATCTGACCGAAAAGGGCGGACATCGCATCATTCCTTTGGGAAGGTCGATGTTTCGCGAAGGTATGTCCGGACATTTGATTCAGACGTTGGCACATTGCGATGTCATTATCAATCTGGCGGGTGCGCCGATTAACAAGCGTTGGACACCGGAGCACAAGCAAGAACTTTTTGACAGTCGTGTCATCGTCACGCACCGCATAATCCGTGCGCTGAATGCCGTGCGGACGAAACCGAAGCTGATGATTTCCGCTTCAGCCGTAGGGTATTATCCTGCGTTGGCGGAAGTGGACGAATATATCCGTACCCGTGGAGACGGCTTCCTGTCCGACCTTTGTTATGCATGGGAAAAAGAAGCCAGACGCTGTCCCGAACATACGCGGCTCGTCATCACCCGTTTCGGGGTCGTGCTTTCACCGGACGGTGGGGCGATGCAACAGATGCTCCGTCCCTTGCAGGCAACGAAGATTGCCGCTGCCATCGGTCCCGGTACCCAGTCTTTCCCGTGGATAGATATGCGCGACCTTTGCCGTGCCATGGAATTTTTTATCAGTCATGAGGAGACACGCGGTGTATATAACCTGGTTGCTCCGCAACAAATCTCCCAATATACTTTCGCCCGTGAAATGGCGAAAGCCTACCACGCGTGGGCAACAGTCGTCGTTCCTCAAACAGTCTTTCGAATACTCTATGGGGAAGCCGCTTCTTTCCTCACGTCCGGTCAGCGGGTGCGTCCTACGCGCCTTCGGGAAGCGGGATTCCATTTCACTGTCCCCAGCGTAGAACGGCTTTTCAAAGGAACAGACCACAGTACCGTCCGAATCCTCGACTTGAACCGCTATATGGGGCTTTGGTATGAAATAGCCCGCTACGAGAACCGCTTTGAACGTGGACTTGTCGATGTGACCGCCACCTACACACTCCGTCCCGATGGCACTATTCGTGTAGAGAATCGGGGATGCAAGCGCAACTTCCCCTATGATATTTGCAAGACCGCCAACGGTCATGCCAAGATACCTGACTCCTCGCAGCCGGGTAAACTGAAAGTTTCTTTCTTTCTCAACTTCTATTCAGACTACTATGTACTGGAACTGGATGGAGAGAATTATAACTATGCACTTGTAGGCAGCAGTACCGACAAGTATCTCTGGATACTGAGCCGGACACCGCAACTGCCGGAAGAGATAAAGAAAAAACTCGTCACCGCTGCCGAACGCCGTGGTTACGATACAAACCGATTGCAATGGATCGAGCAATTCTAA
- a CDS encoding nitrous oxide-stimulated promoter family protein → MKKQRITHEKRTVELMIRLYCRKKEKNTALCPDCEELLRYAHARLDHCPFGEKKSSCKKCTVHCYKPAMRERMRQVMRFSGPRMLLYAPWEAIRHLLDL, encoded by the coding sequence ATGAAAAAACAACGTATCACACACGAGAAGAGAACCGTAGAACTGATGATTCGGCTCTACTGCCGCAAAAAGGAGAAGAATACCGCCCTTTGCCCTGATTGCGAAGAGTTGCTCCGCTATGCACACGCGCGTCTCGACCATTGCCCGTTTGGGGAGAAGAAGAGTTCGTGCAAGAAGTGCACGGTACATTGCTACAAACCGGCAATGCGTGAACGGATGCGGCAGGTAATGCGCTTCTCCGGCCCGCGAATGTTGCTGTATGCACCCTGGGAAGCTATCCGGCATTTGCTGGATTTATAG
- a CDS encoding DUF2809 domain-containing protein yields the protein MKKRIFYIISFLVIFCIEVLIALYVRDNFVRPYIGDVLVVVLVYSFVRIFLPTGIPRMPFYVFLFACFVEVMQYFQLVEILGITNRVARVVLGSTFDWADIVCYAVGYVFIILFERLFQRK from the coding sequence ATGAAGAAAAGAATATTTTATATAATCAGCTTTTTGGTTATCTTTTGCATAGAAGTGCTGATAGCATTGTATGTACGTGATAATTTTGTTCGTCCTTACATCGGAGATGTATTGGTCGTTGTGCTGGTATATAGTTTTGTGAGAATATTTCTGCCGACAGGTATTCCACGAATGCCGTTCTATGTATTTCTATTTGCTTGTTTTGTGGAAGTGATGCAGTATTTCCAATTAGTGGAGATTTTAGGCATAACGAATCGTGTAGCCAGAGTTGTTCTGGGCTCTACGTTCGATTGGGCGGATATAGTTTGCTATGCAGTGGGATACGTGTTCATAATTTTGTTTGAGCGCTTGTTTCAACGAAAATGA
- a CDS encoding SGNH/GDSL hydrolase family protein: MDRIEEIPKFAFVGNSHMAFWALNIYFPQWKCLNYGAPGEGLAYVESFSADTSDCRVIIQFGTNDIYGLNEENVDDYVERYVKAVLAVPSLKTYLFCIFPRNDYDDYSTVVNKFIRMLNQKIHEKLQATDIIYLDVFDRLLLDGRLNPDLTIDDLHLNGKGYSILAEAVKQAVGL, from the coding sequence ATGGATAGGATAGAAGAAATACCAAAATTTGCTTTCGTAGGCAACAGTCATATGGCATTTTGGGCGTTGAATATTTATTTCCCCCAATGGAAATGCCTGAACTACGGTGCTCCCGGTGAGGGGCTGGCTTATGTAGAATCCTTCTCGGCGGATACTTCCGACTGTCGGGTAATTATACAATTCGGCACGAACGACATTTACGGACTGAACGAAGAGAATGTGGACGATTATGTGGAACGTTACGTGAAGGCGGTTCTTGCCGTTCCCTCACTGAAGACGTATCTGTTCTGTATCTTTCCACGAAATGATTACGATGATTACAGTACGGTAGTAAACAAATTCATCCGTATGCTCAATCAGAAAATACACGAGAAACTGCAAGCAACGGATATTATCTACCTCGATGTATTCGACCGCCTGTTGCTGGACGGCAGGCTGAATCCGGATTTAACCATCGACGACCTGCATCTGAATGGCAAAGGTTACAGTATACTGGCCGAAGCTGTGAAACAAGCCGTCGGTTTATGA
- the galB gene encoding beta-galactosidase GalB, which translates to MNKYLKIAVALLAALPAFTVAQVRTEQTFEKGWKFTREDNKNFSQKEYNDAKWQSVTVPHDWAIYGPFSIDNDKQKVAITQDGQKEAMEHAGRTGGLPFVGVGWYRLNFEAPGFSSGKKATLILDGAMSHARVYINGQEAGYWPYGYNSFCIDATPYLKANGQNTLAVRLENENESSRWYPGAGLYRNVHLVINEDAHIPTWGTQLTTPVVKKEFAKVNLKTSLEFPSGKSFTDYRIVTELKAPNGKVVATNEKKGTKYDGKVFEQNFVVDAPLLWSPDSPSLYSAVSKVYEGNTLKDEYTTPFGIRSIEIIPNKGFYLNGERTVFKGVCNHHDLGPLGGIANEAGIRRQIRILKDMGCNAIRTSHNMPAPELIRACDEMGMMVMAESFDEWKGAKLQNGYHKVFDEWVEKDLINLLHQFRNSPSVVMWCIGNEVPDQWNGDRGPKLSRFLQDICHREDPTRPVTQGMDAPDAVVNNNMAAVMDVAGFNYRPHKYQENYKKIPQQIILGSETASTLSSRGVYKLPVARRSMHKYPDHQASSYDVEHCGWSNLPEDDFIQHEDLPYCIGEFVWTGFDYLGEPTPYYTDWPSHSSLFGIIDLAGLPKDRYYLYRSHWNKKKETLHILPHWNWEGHEGEVVPVFVYTNYPSAELFINGKSQGKRTKDLSVTIDNSADSVSMANLKRQQRYRLMWMDTKYEPGTVKVVAYDKDGKAVAEKEIHTAGKPHHIELTPDRAQIKADGKDLSFVTVRVMDKDGNLCPLADNVINFKVKGAGTYRAGANGNPASLESFQTPKMKVFNGMMTAIVSSSDKPGKIILEASGKGLTKGVLEIESK; encoded by the coding sequence ATGAATAAATATCTTAAAATCGCAGTAGCTCTATTAGCAGCTTTACCAGCATTTACAGTCGCACAAGTGCGCACTGAACAGACCTTTGAAAAGGGATGGAAATTTACCCGCGAAGACAACAAGAATTTCAGTCAGAAAGAGTATAATGATGCCAAATGGCAATCTGTTACCGTCCCGCACGACTGGGCTATCTATGGTCCTTTCAGTATCGACAATGACAAACAGAAAGTGGCTATCACCCAAGATGGTCAGAAGGAAGCAATGGAACACGCAGGACGTACAGGCGGACTCCCTTTTGTCGGAGTGGGCTGGTATCGCCTGAATTTTGAGGCTCCTGGATTCTCTTCCGGCAAGAAAGCAACCCTTATCCTTGACGGTGCCATGAGTCACGCCCGTGTGTATATCAACGGACAAGAAGCGGGTTACTGGCCTTATGGCTATAACTCATTCTGCATCGACGCCACCCCTTACCTGAAAGCGAACGGGCAAAATACATTAGCCGTCCGTCTGGAAAACGAAAACGAATCTTCACGCTGGTATCCGGGAGCAGGGCTTTACCGGAATGTTCATCTGGTGATTAACGAGGACGCCCATATCCCGACATGGGGAACGCAACTGACTACTCCTGTCGTGAAAAAGGAATTCGCCAAAGTAAACTTAAAGACCAGTCTTGAGTTTCCTTCCGGCAAGTCATTTACCGATTACCGTATCGTGACCGAACTGAAAGCTCCCAACGGAAAAGTAGTAGCCACCAATGAGAAAAAGGGGACTAAGTATGACGGAAAAGTCTTTGAACAGAATTTCGTGGTGGATGCTCCTTTGCTTTGGTCGCCCGACTCACCTTCACTCTATTCTGCCGTATCCAAGGTTTATGAAGGAAATACGCTGAAAGACGAATATACTACACCCTTCGGTATCCGTTCTATCGAAATCATCCCGAACAAAGGATTTTATCTGAATGGAGAACGTACTGTGTTCAAGGGTGTATGCAATCATCATGATTTAGGTCCTTTGGGTGGCATTGCCAATGAAGCCGGTATCCGTCGGCAGATACGTATATTGAAAGATATGGGTTGCAACGCCATCCGTACTTCTCACAATATGCCTGCACCGGAATTGATTCGTGCTTGTGACGAGATGGGCATGATGGTAATGGCAGAATCATTTGATGAATGGAAAGGTGCTAAATTGCAGAATGGTTATCACAAGGTTTTCGATGAATGGGTGGAGAAGGATTTAATAAATCTGCTTCATCAGTTCCGCAACAGTCCCAGTGTGGTGATGTGGTGTATCGGTAATGAAGTTCCCGACCAGTGGAACGGTGACCGTGGTCCTAAACTCTCCCGCTTCCTGCAAGACATCTGCCATCGTGAAGACCCTACACGTCCCGTCACTCAAGGGATGGACGCTCCCGATGCCGTAGTTAATAACAATATGGCTGCCGTGATGGACGTAGCCGGATTTAATTATCGTCCGCACAAATATCAAGAGAATTACAAGAAAATCCCGCAACAGATTATCCTAGGTAGCGAGACTGCTTCAACGCTCAGTTCACGTGGTGTGTACAAACTGCCTGTTGCCCGCCGTTCGATGCATAAATATCCCGACCACCAGGCCTCTTCTTATGATGTGGAACACTGCGGATGGTCTAATCTGCCCGAAGATGATTTCATTCAGCATGAAGACTTGCCGTATTGTATCGGAGAATTCGTATGGACCGGATTCGACTATCTGGGTGAGCCGACGCCTTATTATACGGATTGGCCAAGCCATTCTTCCTTATTCGGAATCATCGACCTTGCCGGATTGCCGAAAGACCGTTATTATCTCTATCGCAGTCATTGGAACAAGAAAAAAGAAACGCTCCATATCCTGCCTCATTGGAATTGGGAAGGACACGAAGGGGAAGTAGTACCTGTATTTGTCTATACCAACTATCCGTCTGCCGAACTGTTCATCAACGGCAAGAGCCAGGGCAAACGCACGAAAGACCTCTCTGTAACAATTGACAACAGTGCCGATTCCGTTTCTATGGCCAACCTTAAACGCCAGCAGCGTTATCGCCTGATGTGGATGGACACGAAGTACGAACCGGGTACAGTGAAAGTGGTGGCTTATGACAAAGACGGCAAGGCTGTCGCTGAAAAGGAGATTCATACTGCCGGAAAGCCTCATCATATCGAACTGACACCGGACCGCGCGCAAATTAAAGCTGACGGAAAAGACTTGTCATTTGTAACAGTCAGAGTAATGGATAAAGATGGGAATCTCTGCCCGCTAGCAGACAATGTTATCAACTTCAAAGTGAAAGGTGCAGGAACATACCGTGCAGGAGCCAACGGGAATCCTGCTTCACTCGAATCGTTCCAGACACCGAAAATGAAGGTCTTTAACGGTATGATGACTGCCATCGTTTCTTCTTCCGACAAACCGGGAAAGATTATACTGGAAGCTTCTGGAAAAGGGTTAACGAAAGGTGTGTTGGAGATTGAAAGTAAATAG